From Cupriavidus oxalaticus:
ACGCGGCGCGCCGGCTGGTAGACCCACGCGGGCACGATATTGGCCGAGCACAGCAGCCCCAGCGGCACCGCCATCGCGACTGCCATGGCGGTACCCCACAGCGCGATCTGCACGGTGACGAGCATCTCGTCCAGGTAGTGGCGCCAGTCGCGGAAATCGGGCGGGAAGAATTCGGCGGCGAATTTCGCCATGTTGTCGGAATCGCGCAGCAGGTCCAGCGGGCGCATGTCGGCGCCTTGCCAGGACAGGCCGAGCAAGGCCAGCACGACCGCCCAGGTCAGCGTCATGGCAAGGGACGTGCGCGGCGGCCTGGCGGGGTTTCGGGACGACGGGGGCAGGCCGGGCGTGGCGGTGGCGGTCATGGGCAATCCGGTTTGAAGCAGGGAATGTGGGGACGGCACAGGGCCGGCGCCAGGCCGGCCCTGCAAGGCGCAGCTTACTGCGCGGAGGTGGCCGCGGCGGCCTTGTCCAGCTCGGCCAGTCGGCGCGAGACGTCGGCCAGGCGCTTGTCCTTGTCGGCAGCGGCCAGCGTGGTGTCGGTCTCGATCTTGGCCTTCTCCCGGGCCAGCTCGATCTGGCGGATCGGCACCAGCTGCGCGTCGGTGGAGGGGCGGAAACCCTGGTACGTCAGCGCGGCCAGCACCTGCTTCTCGCGTGCCGCGTCGGTGCCCTTGCCGTAGTTGACGAAGAAGGTCTGGATCTTCTTCTTCAGCTCGGGCGACAGGTCCTTGCGGTAGACCATCGGATCGGCCGGGATCAGCGGCGACTTCCACAGCACGCGTACCTGGTCAAACGGATTCTTGCCCGTGTTGATGCGGTAGCGCTCCATGTTTTCGGTGTTGTTCACCGCCACGTCGACCTGCTTGTTCAGCACCGACAGCAGGTTGGCTTCGTGGTTGCCGATGCGCACGGCCTTGAACAGCGTCTTCGGGTCGACCTTGTTGGCGGTCCACAGGTAGTAGCCCGGCACCGCGGTGCCCGAGGTCGAGTTGGGGTCGCCGGCGCCGTAGCTCAGCTCCTTGCCGCGCTTGATCACGTCCTCGACGCTCTTCAGGTCGCTGTCCTTGTTGACGATCAGCAGCGACCAGTAACCCGGGTTGCCGTCCTTGTCGATCACCGAGGCAAAGACCTCGCCATTGGCGCGGTCCACGGCTTCCATCGCGGACTTGTTGCCGAACCAGGCGATCTGGACCTTGTTGAAGCGCATGCCTTCGATGATGCCGGCATAGTCCGAGGCGAAGAACGGCTTGACCGTCACGCCCAGCGTCTTGCTGAGATCGTCGATCAGCGGCTGCCAGGCTGCCTTCAGGTTTGACGACGACTCCGTCGAGATAAAGCCGATGTTCAGGCTCTTGGCGTCCTGGGCAAATGCGGACAGGGACGGCAGGGCGACCAGGCCGGAAGCGACGACGGCGACAAAGGTTCTGCGAAGCATGGACAACTCCGATTGGGAAAGCTTGGGAAAGACTGCGGGAAGGGGCGGGAAGGGGCGGCGCTCAGGCGGCCGCCAGGTTCATGGTGACCATCGCGGGCGCGGGCATTGCCGCGGCGGGTTCGTCGGCATCCGTTGCGGCATCGTGCAGCAGCTCGTCGGCCTCGGTGCCGTACAGGTCGCGCAGCATGGCCGACGTCAGCGCCGCCGAGGGACCGTCATAGACCACCTTGCCGTGGCGCAGCGCCACCACGCGCGGGCAGTAGCGCATGGCCACGTCCACCTGGTGCAGCGATACCACCACCGCCACCTTGCGCGTGCGGTTGATCTGGGTGAGCAGCGACATCACGCGGCGCGACGACTCCGGGTCGAGCGAGGCGATCGGTTCGTCGGCCAGGATCACGCGCGCGTTCTGCACCAGCGTGCGTGCAATCGCCGCGCGTTGCTGCTGGCCGCCCGACAGCGTCGAGGCGCGCTGAAACGCATAGTCGTCTATACCAACCTGGGCGAGTGCATCGAGCCCGGCACGCAGTTCATCGGCCTTGAAGATGCGGAACAGGCTGCGCCATTTCGGGATGCGGGCCAGCATGCCGACCAGCACATTGGTGATCACCGGCAACCGGCCCACCAGGTTGAACTGCTGGAAGACGAAGCCGATTTCGCCGCGCACCTGGCGCACGTTGCGGGCCAGGCGGCCATTGCGCTGCACCGGGCGGCCGTTGACCAGGATCTCGCCGGCATCGGCGGTGACAAAGCCGGCCATGTGGCGCAGCAGCGTAGACTTGCCCGATCCCGAGGCGCCCAGCAGTGCAACCATTTCGCCGGGGGCAACGCTAAGCGTGACCTCGTCAAGCGCCTTGCGGTCCGCGCGGAACGATTTGGAAAGCCCGCGGACTTCAATTGTGTGGGTCATGACGACTCCGTGGCTTGAATGACGTCACGGATTCTGGCGGGCGTATATGTCAGACAGATGAACGCCGGACCACCCGTGCTACAAGCCGCCGAGGGCGTTCACGGTGAACGCCAGGATCCCCATGTTGAACAGGAACGCGGCCATGCAGTGCGCCAGCACCACCCTGCGCATATGCGCGCCGTGAATGGTGATGTCCGACGTCTGGAACGTCATGCCCAGCGTGAAACTGAAATACAGGAAGTCCCAGTAGCCGGGTTCCCGCACGCCGGGCACTTCCAGTCCGCGCCGGTCGCCGGTGGGCGACTGCAGGTAGAAGAGATGCGCATAGTGCAGCGTGAAGACAGTATTGGCGAAGAGCCAGGACAGGACCAGCGTGGCGACGATCAGCGCGACGTCGAGCCAGTGCGGCGTCCCGGGGCGCGCGACCAGCGTGCCGATCGCCACCAGGATGACCATCGACAGCAGCACGGTGATTGCCAGCAATGCGGGCCGGTTGGCGTCGTTGTGTTCTGCGGTGCTCCGCATCGTAGCGGCATCGGCGCGCAACAGCGGCAGCGCGGCGCCAAGGAAGACCAGCGCGGCGAAATCGAAGCCGATCAGCAGCGCGATGCGCAGCTGCGCGCCGAGTGCTGCCGCCGCGCCGGTCGCGACGATCAGGATCGCGCCGCACACCAGGAAGCGCGGCGGCGCAAGTCGTTTGCCGATGGCAATGAAGGGTGTCGTGTGCATGGCTGAGGCTACTGTCTTTCATTGGCGCAGGCTGCCGGCGCTGCGCGGGCGCGGCGGGAATTCGCATACCGACTAACCGGTCGGACATTGCCGCCGCATCTCCATGTTGCACCGCGGCGCGAGCGCCGACTGGCAGGGCAATGTGAGGATAATGCAGCGGCTCTTCGTTCTGCATCCGGCATTGAACAGTCCCGGGTGACCGACTAACATGGACTTTCGCGGCGCGAACGGTAAGCGTCGCCAGCCAATCTAGGCGCCCCGGAAAACAGGGTCTGCACCACCAGACCGGACCACAGAGGGCGCTAGCGCAGTCCCGTTGCAACACACTACCCATGTTTGCCGAGGAGACGCCTGTGCTGAGTCATCACGAGTTTGCCACCCTGGTCCTTGTCAACGACAGCAGCGACCCGCCCGAGCTGGACCGGACCGATGTGGAAGCGCTGCTCGCGCACCAGCTGATAACGCTCGAACGGGTCGGGCCCAGTGTCAGCCGGCCGCAGGTCACGCTCCAGGGTTACCGTTTCCTCAAGGCGCTTGGGCGCATCCGGGCGAAAGAGCCGCGCGCCTGCCGGTAAGCTCTGCCATGCGCGGCTTGCCGCCGCTGCGTGCCTGCCAGTCCCTCGAAGTCATCCCTGCATTCGGTTTTGCCATATGGTCCGTTCGGGAAATCCGGATAGCCAGCCGTAGCCTTGTGCTGCAATCTGGCGCCGATCGATAACCGACCGGCGCACAGGTGCCGGCAGCATGGAGACGGCAACGATGGTGACGCAAGCAGTGCAGGGCAAGGGTTGGCAATGGATGGTGGTCGGAGCGCTGGGCCTGGCGCTCGCCGGCGGGACGCAGGCTGCGGATGCCTTTCCGTCGAAGCCGATCACGCTGGTGGTGCCGTTCTCCGCAGGCGGACCCACCGATGTCGTGTCGCGGGCACTCGGCCAGGCGATGGCCAGGGACCTGGGCCAGAGCGTGGTGGTGGAAAACCGCCTGGGCGCCGGCGGGACCGTCGCGGCGGCGTTCGTGGCGCGCGCAGCCTGATGGCTACACCATCCTGATCCATCACAACGGCATGGCCACCGCGCCGGCGCTGTACAAGAAGCTGTCCTACAGTCCGCTGAAGGATTTCGAATATATCGGCCAGGTTGCCGATGTGCCGATGACGTTGCTCGGCCGCAAGGACCTGCCGCCCGCCAACGCGGCTGAACTGGTGAAGTACGTAGCGCAGAACAAGGACAAGGTGTCGCTGGCCAATGCCGGCCTCGGCGCGGTGTCGCAGTTGTGCGGCCTGTTGTTCGAGGAAGCGGTGCACGTCAAGATGACGGCTGTCCCTTACCAGGGAACGGGTCCCGCGATGACTGCCCTGCTGGGCGGCCAGGTCGACCTGCTGTGCGACCAGACCACCTCGACGCTGCCGCATATCAACGCCAACCGCGTCAAGCTGTATGGCGTGACCACACCCAACCGCATCAAGGCGCTGCCTAATGCGCCGACGCTGCAGGAGGGCGGGTTGAAGGGCTTTTCGATGAAGGTCTGGCATGGCGTGTACGCGCCCAAGGGCACGCCGCCGACCGTGGTGGC
This genomic window contains:
- the phnD gene encoding phosphonate ABC transporter substrate-binding protein; this translates as MLRRTFVAVVASGLVALPSLSAFAQDAKSLNIGFISTESSSNLKAAWQPLIDDLSKTLGVTVKPFFASDYAGIIEGMRFNKVQIAWFGNKSAMEAVDRANGEVFASVIDKDGNPGYWSLLIVNKDSDLKSVEDVIKRGKELSYGAGDPNSTSGTAVPGYYLWTANKVDPKTLFKAVRIGNHEANLLSVLNKQVDVAVNNTENMERYRINTGKNPFDQVRVLWKSPLIPADPMVYRKDLSPELKKKIQTFFVNYGKGTDAAREKQVLAALTYQGFRPSTDAQLVPIRQIELAREKAKIETDTTLAAADKDKRLADVSRRLAELDKAAAATSAQ
- the phnC gene encoding phosphonate ABC transporter ATP-binding protein, whose translation is MTHTIEVRGLSKSFRADRKALDEVTLSVAPGEMVALLGASGSGKSTLLRHMAGFVTADAGEILVNGRPVQRNGRLARNVRQVRGEIGFVFQQFNLVGRLPVITNVLVGMLARIPKWRSLFRIFKADELRAGLDALAQVGIDDYAFQRASTLSGGQQQRAAIARTLVQNARVILADEPIASLDPESSRRVMSLLTQINRTRKVAVVVSLHQVDVAMRYCPRVVALRHGKVVYDGPSAALTSAMLRDLYGTEADELLHDAATDADEPAAAMPAPAMVTMNLAAA
- a CDS encoding DUF1345 domain-containing protein, which codes for MHTTPFIAIGKRLAPPRFLVCGAILIVATGAAAALGAQLRIALLIGFDFAALVFLGAALPLLRADAATMRSTAEHNDANRPALLAITVLLSMVILVAIGTLVARPGTPHWLDVALIVATLVLSWLFANTVFTLHYAHLFYLQSPTGDRRGLEVPGVREPGYWDFLYFSFTLGMTFQTSDITIHGAHMRRVVLAHCMAAFLFNMGILAFTVNALGGL